A genomic window from Pseudomonas alcaligenes includes:
- a CDS encoding S41 family peptidase, with protein MQQFRRLTPLALALGLLLGSPTLLAAEDDAPAVAVDNGKAPLPLEELRTFAEVMDRIKAAYVEPVDDKTLLENAIKGMLSNLDPHSAYLEPEAFAELQESTSGEFGGLGIEVGTEDGFIKVVSPIDDTPASKAGIQPGDLIVKIDGQPTKGLSLMEAVDKMRGKAGSTISLTLVREGGRPFDVELTRAVIKVKSVKSQLLDDGYGLIRITQFQINTGEEVGKALAKLRKDNGKKLRGLVLDLRNNPGGVLQAAVEVSDHFLKKGLIVYTEGRIANSELRFNADPADASEGVPLVVLINGGSASASEIVAGALQDHKRGVLMGTDSFGKGSVQTVLPLNNDRALKLTTALYFTPNGRSIQAQGIVPDIEVARAKVTREADGELVKEADLAGHLGNGNGGADKPSNGKKAQDPRPQDDDYQLSQALNLLKGLNVTRGE; from the coding sequence ATGCAGCAATTCCGTCGCCTCACCCCCCTCGCCCTGGCCCTCGGCCTGCTGCTCGGCAGCCCCACCCTGCTGGCCGCCGAGGATGACGCCCCTGCCGTCGCGGTGGACAACGGCAAGGCGCCGCTGCCACTGGAGGAGCTGCGCACCTTCGCCGAGGTGATGGACCGCATCAAGGCTGCCTACGTCGAGCCGGTGGACGACAAGACCCTGCTGGAGAATGCCATCAAGGGCATGCTCAGCAACCTCGACCCGCACTCCGCCTACCTGGAGCCGGAGGCCTTCGCCGAGCTGCAGGAGAGCACCAGCGGCGAGTTCGGCGGCCTCGGCATCGAGGTCGGCACCGAGGACGGCTTCATCAAGGTGGTGTCGCCGATCGATGACACCCCCGCCTCCAAGGCCGGCATCCAGCCCGGCGACCTGATCGTCAAGATCGACGGCCAGCCGACCAAGGGCCTGTCGCTGATGGAGGCGGTGGACAAGATGCGCGGCAAGGCCGGCAGCACGATCAGCCTGACCCTGGTGCGCGAGGGCGGCCGCCCCTTCGACGTCGAGCTGACCCGCGCGGTGATCAAGGTCAAGAGCGTGAAGAGCCAGCTGCTCGACGACGGCTACGGCCTGATCCGCATCACCCAGTTCCAGATCAACACCGGCGAGGAAGTCGGCAAGGCCCTGGCCAAGCTGCGCAAGGACAACGGCAAGAAGCTGCGCGGCCTGGTGCTGGACCTGCGCAACAACCCCGGCGGCGTGCTGCAGGCGGCGGTGGAGGTGTCCGACCACTTCCTCAAGAAGGGCCTGATCGTCTACACCGAGGGCCGCATCGCCAACTCCGAGCTGCGCTTCAATGCCGACCCGGCCGACGCCAGCGAGGGCGTGCCGCTGGTGGTGCTGATCAACGGCGGCAGTGCCTCGGCCTCGGAGATCGTTGCCGGCGCCCTGCAGGACCACAAGCGCGGTGTGCTGATGGGCACCGACAGCTTCGGCAAGGGCTCGGTGCAGACCGTGTTGCCGCTGAACAACGACCGCGCCCTGAAGCTGACCACCGCCCTCTACTTCACCCCCAACGGCCGCTCCATCCAGGCCCAGGGCATAGTCCCGGACATCGAAGTGGCCCGTGCCAAGGTGACCCGCGAGGCGGACGGCGAGCTGGTCAAGGAGGCCGACCTGGCCGGCCACCTGGGAAACGGCAATGGCGGCGCGGACAAGCCGAGCAACGGCAAGAAGGCCCAGGACCCGCGCCCGCAGGACGACGACTACCAGCTGAGCCAGGCCCTCAACCTGCTCAAGGGGCTGAACGTCACCCGCGGCGAGTGA
- a CDS encoding ABC transporter substrate-binding protein — protein MLNNLKKGLALGLLLLAGGAHAELSEDYKVILLTENFPPFNMAIDEKNFARDDNIDGISADIAREMFKRAGIGYNLSLRFPWDRIYRLTLDKPNYGLFSTTYTEERKPLFKWVGPLAKSEWVLLAAPGSEIKLNSLEEAAQYKIGAYTNDAVSQHLESKKLKPINSLRDQENVAKLMNGKIDLWATTDPVGRYLARQEGVSGLQVVLRFNSAELYLALNKETPDEVVQRLQKALDELRSEGFVDQITGSYL, from the coding sequence ATGCTGAACAATCTGAAGAAGGGCCTCGCCCTCGGCCTGCTCCTGCTGGCCGGCGGCGCCCACGCCGAACTCTCCGAAGACTACAAGGTGATCCTGCTGACGGAGAACTTCCCGCCGTTCAACATGGCCATCGACGAGAAGAACTTCGCCCGCGACGACAACATCGACGGCATCAGCGCCGATATCGCCCGCGAGATGTTCAAGCGTGCCGGCATCGGCTACAACCTCAGCCTGCGCTTCCCCTGGGACCGCATCTATCGCCTGACCCTGGACAAGCCCAACTACGGCCTGTTCTCCACCACCTACACCGAGGAGCGCAAGCCGCTGTTCAAGTGGGTCGGCCCGCTGGCCAAGAGCGAGTGGGTGCTGCTCGCCGCGCCTGGCAGCGAGATCAAGCTGAACAGCCTGGAAGAGGCGGCCCAGTACAAGATCGGCGCCTACACCAACGATGCCGTCAGCCAGCATCTGGAGAGCAAGAAGCTCAAGCCGATCAACTCCCTGCGCGACCAGGAGAACGTGGCCAAGCTGATGAACGGCAAGATCGACCTGTGGGCCACCACCGACCCGGTCGGTCGCTACCTGGCGCGCCAGGAGGGCGTCAGCGGGTTGCAGGTGGTGCTGCGCTTCAACAGCGCCGAACTGTACCTGGCGCTGAACAAGGAAACCCCGGACGAAGTGGTGCAGCGCCTGCAGAAGGCCCTGGACGAGCTGCGCAGCGAAGGCTTCGTCGACCAGATCACCGGCAGCTACCTGTAA
- a CDS encoding ABC transporter substrate-binding protein, with product MSKRLTLLLLGVGLLCSSLARAELPADYRVVLLTENFPPYNMATNGKNYAREENLDGIAVEVVRETFKKAGIAYHMTLRFPWARIYKMALEMPNHGVFVAAKLPEREKLFKWVGPIGPDDWVMLAKADSNINLLSLEQAKSYRVGAYKGDAIEEHLLKQGLQPISSFRDQENARKLVDGKIDLWATGDPAGRYLAKQEGVTGLKTVLRFDSAQLYLALNPETPDEVIERLQKALDGLRADGTVDKIFQKYVE from the coding sequence TTGTCGAAGCGACTGACCCTGCTGCTTCTCGGCGTGGGCCTGCTGTGCTCCAGCCTGGCGCGAGCCGAACTCCCCGCCGACTACCGGGTGGTGCTGCTCACCGAGAACTTCCCGCCCTACAACATGGCGACCAACGGCAAGAACTATGCGCGCGAGGAGAACCTCGACGGCATCGCCGTGGAAGTGGTGCGCGAGACCTTCAAGAAGGCCGGCATTGCCTACCACATGACCCTGCGCTTCCCCTGGGCGCGGATCTACAAGATGGCCCTGGAAATGCCCAACCACGGGGTGTTCGTCGCGGCCAAGCTGCCGGAGCGGGAGAAGCTGTTCAAGTGGGTCGGCCCCATCGGGCCGGATGACTGGGTGATGCTGGCCAAGGCCGACAGCAACATCAATCTGCTCAGCCTGGAGCAGGCCAAGTCGTACCGGGTCGGTGCCTACAAGGGCGACGCCATCGAGGAGCACCTGCTCAAGCAGGGCCTGCAGCCGATCAGCTCGTTCCGCGATCAGGAGAACGCGCGCAAGCTGGTCGACGGCAAGATCGACCTGTGGGCCACCGGCGACCCCGCCGGGCGCTACCTGGCCAAGCAGGAGGGCGTGACCGGTCTGAAGACCGTGCTGCGCTTCGACAGTGCCCAGCTCTACCTGGCGCTCAACCCGGAGACCCCGGACGAGGTGATCGAGCGCCTGCAGAAGGCCCTCGACGGCCTGCGCGCCGACGGCACCGTAGACAAGATCTTCCAGAAGTACGTCGAGTAA